The proteins below are encoded in one region of Rhizobium sp. 9140:
- the trxA gene encoding thioredoxin produces MSGNNPYSGSYGSQMSATATYGGAPATVSPSPAAVAPAVGSAGGGALISDTTTATFARDVLEASRGLPVLVDFWAPWCGPCKQLTPIIEKVVTEAGGRVKLVKMNIDDHPSIAGQLGIQSIPAVVAFVDGRPADGFMGAVPESQIRAFIEKIAGPMIDDQAAEIEAALAEAKQLLDTGDLQNAGGIFASVLQVEPESLPARAGLAEVMIASDALDQAREILSELSDEQKVDPQVSALLKRIEQIDEARKLGDPKALEAALLANPDDHAARLNLAKIRNVEGDRQTAAEHLLTIMRRDRAFEDDGARRALVEFFEVWGPADPATLSARRKMSAILFS; encoded by the coding sequence ATGAGCGGCAACAATCCCTATTCCGGTTCCTACGGCAGCCAGATGAGCGCGACGGCCACCTATGGCGGCGCGCCGGCGACAGTGTCGCCATCGCCTGCCGCCGTTGCGCCCGCAGTCGGGTCTGCTGGCGGGGGCGCACTGATCTCAGACACGACGACGGCGACCTTTGCCCGCGACGTGCTGGAGGCCTCTCGTGGCCTGCCGGTGCTGGTCGATTTCTGGGCGCCCTGGTGCGGCCCCTGCAAGCAGCTGACGCCGATCATCGAGAAGGTGGTGACGGAAGCGGGCGGGCGCGTGAAGCTCGTCAAGATGAACATCGACGATCACCCTTCGATCGCCGGCCAGCTCGGCATCCAGTCCATTCCCGCCGTTGTCGCCTTCGTTGACGGTCGTCCGGCAGATGGTTTCATGGGTGCCGTTCCGGAAAGCCAGATCCGGGCCTTTATCGAGAAGATCGCAGGCCCCATGATCGACGATCAGGCAGCCGAGATCGAAGCCGCACTTGCCGAAGCGAAGCAGCTGCTGGACACGGGCGATCTGCAGAATGCCGGGGGCATCTTCGCCTCCGTGCTTCAGGTCGAGCCGGAAAGCCTGCCGGCGCGCGCGGGGCTTGCCGAGGTGATGATCGCTTCGGACGCGCTCGATCAGGCGCGGGAGATCCTCTCCGAACTCTCCGACGAACAGAAGGTCGATCCGCAGGTCTCCGCGCTCCTCAAGCGAATCGAACAGATCGACGAAGCACGCAAGCTGGGCGATCCCAAGGCGCTGGAAGCAGCCCTTCTTGCCAATCCCGACGATCATGCAGCCCGGCTGAACCTTGCCAAGATCCGCAATGTGGAGGGCGACCGACAGACGGCGGCCGAGCACCTGCTGACGATCATGCGCCGCGACCGCGCGTTTGAAGACGACGGCGCCCGACGGGCGCTGGTCGAATTCTTCGAGGTCTGGGGTCCTGCCGATCCGGCAACGCTGTCTGCGCGTCGCAAGATGTCGGCCATCCTGTTCTCGTGA
- a CDS encoding prolyl-tRNA synthetase associated domain-containing protein, with protein MTDVQPKTAEDLFRFLDDLGIAHQTKRHAPVFTVAESVSLRDEIPGGHTKNLFVKDKKDNYFLLTVEEHATVDLKTVHTLIGAASKVSFGKPEKLMEYLGVISGAVTALGVINDHAQAVTLVLDADLMREEIVNCHPLTNDATTSLASRDLIRFAEATGHVPLVLKVTA; from the coding sequence ATGACGGACGTGCAGCCGAAGACGGCAGAGGATCTTTTCCGCTTTCTCGACGATCTCGGGATCGCCCACCAGACGAAGCGACATGCACCGGTGTTCACCGTGGCCGAATCGGTATCGCTCCGCGACGAGATTCCCGGCGGGCATACGAAGAACCTGTTCGTGAAGGATAAGAAGGACAATTACTTCCTCTTGACGGTGGAGGAGCATGCGACGGTCGATTTGAAAACCGTGCACACGCTGATCGGTGCCGCGAGCAAGGTCTCCTTCGGCAAGCCGGAGAAGCTGATGGAATATCTAGGCGTCATTTCCGGTGCCGTGACCGCGCTCGGCGTCATCAACGACCATGCCCAAGCCGTCACGCTGGTGCTGGATGCGGACCTGATGCGCGAGGAGATCGTCAACTGCCATCCGCTGACGAACGACGCCACGACATCGCTGGCGTCGAGGGACCTCATCCGCTTTGCCGAGGCGACCGGGCATGTGCCGCTTGTCTTGAAAGTCACGGCCTGA
- a CDS encoding aldose epimerase family protein, translated as MEIFGHLKTGEPVHRVTIRGGGLTANVMSWGAVIQDLRLEGHQPPLVLGFEAFDDYPAHSSYFGATPGRSANRIGHGRFTIDGEDFQLELNEKGVTHLHGGSDGIAKRLWTIVDVTEDSVSLKIVDPAGRAGYPGTCEIHATYRLSGHGCLSVTYTATTDTPTIANLCQHTYFNLDGRADTLGHDIMIAADHYLPTNEQQIPTGEIAPVDGTVFDLRQMSSMRRQTEGEKVLYDHNFCLSPERGPKRSAALVRSIDSGVALEVRTTEPGVQFYSGFKLNTPVPGLEGCTYGPFAGFCLETQIWPDAVNHEGFPNAILRPGETLRQETDYIFSKS; from the coding sequence ATGGAGATTTTCGGCCATCTGAAGACGGGCGAACCCGTGCACCGCGTGACGATCCGCGGTGGCGGGCTGACCGCGAACGTCATGTCGTGGGGTGCTGTCATTCAGGACCTGCGGCTCGAGGGGCATCAGCCGCCGCTGGTGCTGGGCTTCGAGGCGTTCGACGATTATCCGGCCCACTCCTCCTATTTCGGCGCGACGCCCGGTCGGTCGGCCAACCGCATCGGTCACGGACGCTTTACGATCGACGGCGAGGACTTTCAGCTTGAGTTGAACGAGAAGGGCGTGACGCATCTCCATGGCGGTAGCGACGGTATCGCCAAGCGTCTTTGGACGATCGTCGATGTCACCGAGGATTCCGTTTCGCTGAAGATCGTCGATCCCGCGGGTCGCGCCGGCTATCCCGGTACCTGCGAAATCCATGCGACCTACCGGCTTTCCGGCCATGGCTGCCTCAGCGTCACCTATACGGCGACGACGGACACCCCGACGATCGCCAATCTCTGCCAGCACACCTATTTCAACCTCGATGGGCGTGCCGACACGCTCGGCCACGACATCATGATCGCCGCCGATCACTACCTGCCGACGAACGAGCAGCAGATCCCGACCGGCGAGATCGCCCCGGTCGACGGCACGGTGTTCGACCTGCGCCAGATGTCGTCCATGCGCCGGCAGACCGAGGGCGAGAAGGTGCTTTACGACCATAATTTCTGCCTCTCGCCGGAGCGCGGCCCCAAGCGGTCCGCGGCCCTTGTTCGCAGCATCGATTCAGGCGTTGCGCTTGAGGTCCGCACGACGGAGCCCGGCGTGCAGTTCTATTCCGGCTTCAAGCTGAACACGCCTGTTCCGGGCCTCGAAGGCTGCACCTACGGGCCGTTTGCAGGCTTCTGCCTGGAAACCCAGATCTGGCCGGACGCCGTCAACCACGAGGGCTTCCCGAACGCCATCCTGCGCCCCGGCGAAACGCTGCGTCAGGAAACGGACTATATCTTCTCGAAGAGCTGA